GCATGACCGCCGCCATCAGCGAAGCGCTCGGACGCGGGGCAAAAACGGTCATCTGTGCCTCGACGGGGAATACAGCCGCCTCCGCTGCCGCGTATGCCGCACGTGCCGGGTTGCGGTGCGTTGTATTGATTCCAGAGGGAAAGGTGGCAACGGGAAAACTTGCAGGCGCAATTGCCCACGGCGCGGAGGTAATTCAAATTCAGGGTTCGTTCGACGATGCGCTGACCCTCGTCGTTGAGATAACCCAAAAGACACCCATCGCGCTGGTCAACTCCATCAACCCCTATCGCATCGAGGGACAGAAGACTTCCCCATTCGAGATTTGCGATGAGTTTGGGTCCGCGCCGGATTGGTTGTGCCTGCCAGTGGGCAATGCCGGAAACATCACTTCCTATTGGGCAGGCTTCAAGCAATACCAAAAAGGATTACCGCGCATCCTTGGCGTGCAGGCGGAAGGGGCGGCTCCGCTCGTGCTCGGGCGTCCGGTCGAAAAACCCGAAACCGTTGCCACCGCCATACGAATTGGAAAACCAGCGAGGGGCGAACAGGCTTTGGAAGCCGCGCATGAGTCCAATGGAAAGATCATTGCTGTTTCCGATGCGCAGATTTTGGATGCGCAACGCATCCTCGCATCGGAAGGCATCTGGGTCGAACCGGCATCCGCGGCGGGAATGGCGGGCTTGATCGCAGAGGCAGGCTCGGGCAGAATCGAAGCGAAAGGCAGGCGAGTGGTTATCGTCTGTACCGGCCACGGGATGAAAGACCCGTCCATCATCACAGAATCGTTCGAAACTCCGCAGGTCATCCCGGCGGATTATCAAACATTATTCGATATGATCGGAGGCTGAAATATCCATCGTAACCATTCTCACAGATTTTGGAACGGACAACGAATTTGTAGGGGTGATGAAGGGCGTGATCTACCGGATCGCGCCTGACGCCAGGATCGTCGATCTTACGCACAACATCAAGCGGCATGACGTCAGGGAAGGCGCCATCTCAGTCTGGCGGGCGTATCCGTACTTTCCGCAGGGTACTGTTCACATATTCGTCGTGGACCCTGGCGTGGGCACAAAGCGGCGCCCAATCGCGGCCCACCTCCACGGACAATATTTCGTGGGTCCCGATAACGGTTTGTTGACACCCGTCATAGAAGATGCTGAGCGGGATGGCAAATCTGTTGAGGTCGTCCATTTGCAGAATCAAAAATACTGGCTGGAAAAAGTCAGTCGCACTTTTCACGGACGCGATATTTTTTCGCCGGTGGGAGCCCACCTGGCAGGCGGCGCATCATTGGCAGACATGGGGAAATTCATCACCGACCCGGTAAGGCTGGAATTATCCAGGCCTGTAAAGACGAAAATCGGTTGGGAAGCGCACATCAGTGTGATCGATTCGTTCGGGAACATGACGCTCGACCTGCCCGCCGCAGCCCTCGACGGCCGGACGGATGTCCGCTTCCGGTTGAAGGGCAGGGAGGTTTCCGGCATTGTCGAGTCGTATGGGCATAAACCCGCCGGTGATTTGGTTGTCGTGGTGGACAGCGAGGAGTATCTCGAGATCGCCGTTGTCAACGGAAGCGCGAAGGAAACGCTAAACGCCTCCGTTGGTGATATGGTAGAAGTCCTTCTTTCCGAGTAAAATACTGACGAGATGCCCAACCAGCCCTTAATCATCGAAAACCTCACGTTCAAATACCGTACCCGTCCCGAGCTGGCTTTGGAGAACATATCCTTAAAGGTAAACCCGGGGGAATTGTTATTGATCGCCGGTTCGAGCGGATGCGGCAAAACGACTCTCGCGCGCTGCATCAATGGCCTGATTCCGCGAAGCTACCGCGGCGAACGAAGCGGCCAGGTTCTCCTGCATGGCAGGGAAGTTGCCGACATGCAGATCTCCGAAATCGCTCAGGTTGTGGGGACGTTATTGCAGGACCCGGAGCGGCAGATCGTCGCCAGCAATGTTTTCAATGAGATCGCATTTGGTCCCGAAAATTTGGGGCTTCCACGCGCAGAGATCATCAATCGGGTCGACCAGGCGATAAGCCGGTTGAATCTCGAATACCTGCGCGAACGCGAGACGTTCAATCTATCGGGTGGTGAAAAGCAGAAGGTGGCTCTGGCGGGCGTCCTGACGATGAACCCGTCCATCCTGCTGCTGGATGAACCCCTCGCCTCTCTCGACCCTGCATCTGCTCATGAAGCCCTCGAAGTTTTTCGAAGCCTCGCAGATGAAGGCAAAACGGTCATCCTTGTGGAGCACCGGGTCGAGGATGCGATCGACGCCAGGCCGGATCGACTCTTATACATGGAAGATGGAAAAATCAAATATCTTGGTCCCATCCGCGACCTTCCGCCGGAGATCGATCATACAAAAGTGAAACTGCCCGCCCCCTGGGTTGTGCAAAGGGTCAAAGCGTTGGATAAAGTCCCGGCCGCGCCACCCAAACCCGAAGCCGGGGAAAGAGGCGAGCCGTTGGTCGTCTTCGAGAACGTGGATTTCTGTTACGATGAGGAATATCCGCTCGTTTTGCAAAACGTCAACCTGAAGATCTATCCCGGCGATCTGATCGCTGTGTTGGGTCCGAACGGTGCAGGGAAATCCACGCTGGTCAAACATGCTATCGGGCTACTTAAACCCACGGGAGGGCGCGTTCTGGTCCAAGGCGAGGACACGCGCAGGTTGAGCGTCGCCCAAATTGCGCGGACGTTGGGTTACGTTTTTCAAAGCCCGACCCACATGTTGTATGCGCCCACGGTCAGGGAAGAGTTGGAATTCGGTCCAAAGAATCTCGAATTCGACCCGACGTCGATCCCGCAATACGTGAACGAAAGTCTGTCAACGGTCAACCTGAAAGGGTTCGAGGAATACCCTCCGCTTGGTTTGTCGTTTGGACAGCAAAAACGAACCACCATCGCGGCGGTGCTGGCGATGCGTTCAAAGATCCTAATCATGGATGAACCGACCGCCGGGCAGGATTTTGCAAATTACACCCGTTTCATGAAGGCATTATGCGACACGTCGGACAACGCGCAATCCATTCTGACCGCGAATTTTGCCGCGACGATTTTCATTACGCATGATCTCGACCTTGCAGTGACCTACGCCAACCGCGTATTATTGTTCGGCGACAAACACATCATCGCCGACGGCAAACCACAGGATGTATTGAAGGACGACCAACTTCTCCGAAGGTATCGTGTGCGTCCCACTTCGCTTCTTCGCCTTAACCTAGACCTGCTGCCGCGCACCGGGCGTTTTCTGCCCGCCGAATCGTTGGCGGCTTATGCATAGTGAATCCCCCTGCAACGCGGAGGCATCTGCAGGGTTTATTCATACAGGGTCAGCGTTTGTTCAATTCGATAATTCAAAAAGGAGAGAAATCATGAACGATAACAGCACCTGGGCATTTGGAACCCGTCAGGTCGTTTACGGGGCGATCGGCGCCGCGTTGTACGGCGTCCTCTCGTGGGTCACCAATATCTTCCCCCTCCCCGCTGCCGGAAACATCACCTTCCGCCCCGCGGTCGCCGTGTTGATCTTCTTCAGCGTGGCATACGGTCCCTGGGTGGGCCTGCTCGCCGGTTTCATCGGCAACACGCTCGGCGATGCCTTGAGCGGATGGGGCTTCTACTGGAACTGGAGCCTCGGCAACGGATTGATGGGCCTGGTCGCGGGTCTGGTGATGTCACAGATCACGGACTTCCGCGCGCAGGGTCAGATCATCAAAGCCGTCATTTACGGCTTGATCGGCATCGCTGTCGGCATGCTGTTCGCTTCCCTGACAGAAATGTTCACCGGCGGCATCGACTTCAATACCGCCCTGTTCGGCTATTTCACGCCCGCCTTCCTCGGTAACGCGATCGTCACCATCGTCCTCCTGCCCATCCTGATGGTCGCCTTCGCCGCCGTTGCATCGAGGCGCGGCCGCTAAATCCCATGTTGGTCACCTGGAAGTACCGCCCGCGAAATACGTTCATCCAGCGGCTGGATCCGCGCACCAGACTCATCTTCATGCTCTGCATCATCTTTGCATTTACCATCCCCGAGATCTGGGACTACCGCATCATTCTTCCGCTCTTTGCCATATCGCTGACCCTGTACCTTATGGCACGCATCGAGTGGAAGGATGTGCGGCGCGCGTGGATATACATTTTCATCCTTGTATTCTTCATCGTGGGATTGAACGGCCTGCTTTCCGGGCGCGGCGGTCCTTCCTCGGTGACCAACCTCCCCTCCCCCATAGTCTTCGAAGTACCCATAAAAATCCCGTTCACCGACATCGGCTGGGACGTCCCGGTGACCGTGTCGAAGATCTGGTTCGCGTTGAATCAGATGACGCGCATGATCACGATG
This portion of the Anaerolineales bacterium genome encodes:
- a CDS encoding threonine synthase, with the protein product MPYQGLIHRYGPYLNLPAHTQIVSLLEGNTPIIPLPRLARELNCELFVKFEGLNPTGSFKDRGMTAAISEALGRGAKTVICASTGNTAASAAAYAARAGLRCVVLIPEGKVATGKLAGAIAHGAEVIQIQGSFDDALTLVVEITQKTPIALVNSINPYRIEGQKTSPFEICDEFGSAPDWLCLPVGNAGNITSYWAGFKQYQKGLPRILGVQAEGAAPLVLGRPVEKPETVATAIRIGKPARGEQALEAAHESNGKIIAVSDAQILDAQRILASEGIWVEPASAAGMAGLIAEAGSGRIEAKGRRVVIVCTGHGMKDPSIITESFETPQVIPADYQTLFDMIGG
- a CDS encoding SAM-dependent chlorinase/fluorinase translates to MSIVTILTDFGTDNEFVGVMKGVIYRIAPDARIVDLTHNIKRHDVREGAISVWRAYPYFPQGTVHIFVVDPGVGTKRRPIAAHLHGQYFVGPDNGLLTPVIEDAERDGKSVEVVHLQNQKYWLEKVSRTFHGRDIFSPVGAHLAGGASLADMGKFITDPVRLELSRPVKTKIGWEAHISVIDSFGNMTLDLPAAALDGRTDVRFRLKGREVSGIVESYGHKPAGDLVVVVDSEEYLEIAVVNGSAKETLNASVGDMVEVLLSE
- a CDS encoding ABC transporter ATP-binding protein, coding for MPNQPLIIENLTFKYRTRPELALENISLKVNPGELLLIAGSSGCGKTTLARCINGLIPRSYRGERSGQVLLHGREVADMQISEIAQVVGTLLQDPERQIVASNVFNEIAFGPENLGLPRAEIINRVDQAISRLNLEYLRERETFNLSGGEKQKVALAGVLTMNPSILLLDEPLASLDPASAHEALEVFRSLADEGKTVILVEHRVEDAIDARPDRLLYMEDGKIKYLGPIRDLPPEIDHTKVKLPAPWVVQRVKALDKVPAAPPKPEAGERGEPLVVFENVDFCYDEEYPLVLQNVNLKIYPGDLIAVLGPNGAGKSTLVKHAIGLLKPTGGRVLVQGEDTRRLSVAQIARTLGYVFQSPTHMLYAPTVREELEFGPKNLEFDPTSIPQYVNESLSTVNLKGFEEYPPLGLSFGQQKRTTIAAVLAMRSKILIMDEPTAGQDFANYTRFMKALCDTSDNAQSILTANFAATIFITHDLDLAVTYANRVLLFGDKHIIADGKPQDVLKDDQLLRRYRVRPTSLLRLNLDLLPRTGRFLPAESLAAYA
- a CDS encoding ECF transporter S component, with protein sequence MNDNSTWAFGTRQVVYGAIGAALYGVLSWVTNIFPLPAAGNITFRPAVAVLIFFSVAYGPWVGLLAGFIGNTLGDALSGWGFYWNWSLGNGLMGLVAGLVMSQITDFRAQGQIIKAVIYGLIGIAVGMLFASLTEMFTGGIDFNTALFGYFTPAFLGNAIVTIVLLPILMVAFAAVASRRGR